One Fusarium poae strain DAOMC 252244 chromosome 4, whole genome shotgun sequence DNA window includes the following coding sequences:
- the YAF9 gene encoding NuA4 histone H4 acetyltransferase complex and the SWR1 complex subunit (BUSCO:42770at5125) produces MAPQNQHGKRVKLTQVRRPFIVGSTAKPFSDTNPRPAGIPDNHTHSWQVFVKGLDDTDITYWLRRVQFKLHESIPNYVRMVEGEPGKPFTVEETGWGEFDITIKLYYVNESGEKPQTLYHYLRLHPYGRNEEEKQAMISSNGEICSWSYEEQLFNEPYEAFYNLLTQGAIPKGWKPSGGKGKGKTRAPPPFPTDNNEVWEHSAMIPAHNRPGQPFSLETEAAEIRKLAEAQTQAEDMAKKILAELKAKEELLAKLKGENQAAAAAAKS; encoded by the exons ATGGCGCCCCAAAATCAACACGGAAAACGCGTGAAACTAACGCAAGTCCGTCGACCTTTTATCGTAGGAAGCACAGCAAAGCCCTTCTCCGATACGAACCCACGACCAGCAGGAATTCCTGACAACCACACGCATTCATGGCAGGTTTTTGTCAAAGGTCTCGACGACACTGATATCACATATTGGTTGCGCCGTGTGCAGTTCAAGCTCCACGAATCCATTCCCAACTATGTGCGAA TGGTCGAGGGTGAACCTGGAAAGCCTTTTACAGTCGAGGAAACAGGATGGGGAGAGTTCGATATAACAATCAAGCTCTATTATGTCAACGAATCTGGCGAGAAGCCCCAGACTTTATATCATTATTTGCGTCTACATCCATACGGCCGAAacgaagaagagaagcaaGCAATGATCTCATCTAACGGAGAAATCTGCTCATGGAGCTACGAAGAACAGCTCTTCAACGAACCCTACGAAGCTTTCTACAACCTCTTAACCCAAGGCGCCATACCCAAAGGGTGGAAGCCCAGTGGCGGCAAAGGCAAGGGCAAAACGCGCGCGCCACCACCTTTCCCTACGGACAATAACGAAGTTTGGGAACATTCCGCCATGATACCGGCGCATAACCGACCGGGACAGCCGTTCAGCCTGGAGACGGAAGCAGCCGAGATACGCAAGCTGGCAGAGGCGCAGACGCAGGCTGAGGACATGGCTAAGAAGATCCTCGCCGAGCTAAAAGCCAAAGAGGAGCTACTTGCTAAGCTCAAGGGAGAAAACCaggctgctgccgctgcgGCCAAGTCATAG
- a CDS encoding hypothetical protein (BUSCO:41180at5125), giving the protein MSASKKLVVCGGTGFLGSRICKYAVARGWDVTSISRSGDPRWDTISASPSPPPWAHKVSWERGDILRPATYAPLLNGADFVVHSMGILLEADYKGVLSGKESPVAGLQKAFAPIRDRGVDPLAKGQGEDINPPNPKDQFTYEIMNRDSAVTLAKHAVAAKVNSFCYISAAAGAPVLPQRYITTKREAEITIANKFPELRSLFVRPSFLFDSSRPMTMPLAAMVGVGTAFNGLTGNYFKNFIGAAGVKPLKVEAVAEAVVEALSDESVKGAIEVPQIEELASKAWRKTML; this is encoded by the exons ATGTCAGCTTCAAAGAAGCTCGTTGTTTGCGGAGGAACAGGATTTCTGGGCTCGCGTATTTGCAAATATGCTGTAGCTCGAGGCTGGGACGTGACATCAATCAG TCGTTCGGGTGATCCTCGATGGGACACTATCAGTGCATCGCCTTCACCTCCACCTTGGGCACACAAGGTGAGCTGGGAGCGTGGTGATATTCTTCGCCCTGCTACATATGCCCCGCTACTCAATGGTGCCGATTTCGTTGTTCACAGCATGGGTATCCTTCTAGAAGCCGATTACAAGGGTGTCCTTTCAGGCAAGGAGTCACCTGTGGCTGGTCTTCAGAAAGCCTTCGCTCCCATCCGTGACCGTGGCGTGGATCCTTTGGCTAAAGGACAAGGCGAGGACATCAATCCCCCAAACCCAAAGGATCAATTCACATATGAAATTATGAACCGCGATAGTGCGGTTACCCTAGCCAAGCATGCTGTTGCTGCCAAAGTCAACTCATTCTGCTACATCTCTGCTGCAGCTGGCGCTCCTGTCCTCCCCCAGCGATACATCACGACTAAGCGAGAGGCTGAGATCACCATTGCCAACAAGTTCCCAGAACTCAGGAGTCTTTTTGTCCGTCCTTCCTTTTTGTTTGACAGCTCACGCCCAATGACAATGCCACTGGCTGCTATGGTGGGTGTCGGCACTGCCTTTAACGGCTTGACAGGCAACTACTTCAAGAACTTTATTGGCGCCGCCGGTGTCAAACCCTTGAAGGTCGAGGCTGTTGCCGAAGCGGTGGTAGAGGCACTGAGCGACGAGAGTGTCAAGGGAGCTATTGAGGTGCCACAGATTGAGGAGCTTGCAAGTAAAGCTTGGAGAAAAACCATGCTGTAA
- the SYF2 gene encoding pre-mRNA-splicing factor syf2 (BUSCO:45593at5125), translating to MAPGTPTKDSTVANDAAQQSASDNASKAQDRMARFKALQARAKTSSEKNLQEATLESQRLATDPSQLTALHRKHAIASHKLLKADVEESGGDFERKRAWDWTVDESEKWDKRLKKKAARRDNNAFADFTQEANKVYKRQLKNIDMNVEKYEKDKQALIEKAAASGGLDIVETEDGELIAIDKDGSFYSTADSTTFTQNKPDKAAVDRLVADLQRAEEQRLKKRKERMAQNGDDGDVTYINEKNKQFNQKLSRFYNQYTAEIRDSFERGTMI from the coding sequence ATGGCTCCAGGTACACCAACAAAGGATTCGACCGTCGCGAATGATGCGGCGCAACAAAGCGCCTCCGATAATGCATCAAAAGCACAAGATCGTATGGCTCGATTCAAGGCCCTTCAAGCACGAGCCAAGACTTCGTCAGAGAAAAACCTACAAGAGGCAACCCTTGAATCGCAAAGATTAGCCACAGATCCCAGCCAACTCACCGCTCTGCACCGCAAGCATGCGATCGCATCTCACAAACTACTCAAGGCAGACGTCGAAGAATCTGGCGGAGATTTCGAGCGAAAGCGCGCGTGGGACTGGACCGTCGACGAGAGCGAGAAATGGGATAAGCgactcaagaagaaggcggcTCGTCGCGACAACAACGCTTTCGCCGACTTTACACAAGAAGCGAACAAAGTATACAAACGACAACTTAAGAACATCGATATGAATGTGGAGAAATACGAGAAGGACAAGCAGGCTCTCATTGAAAAGGCAGCGGCATCGGGCGGTCTGGATATCGTCGAGACCGAGGACGGCGAGCTCATCGCGATAGACAAAGACGGTTCCTTCTACTCTACTGCTGACTCTACAACATTTACTCAGAACAAGCCAGACAAGGCAGCAGTCGATCGCTTGGTGGCAGACTTGCAGAGAGCAGAGGAACAGCGActaaagaagagaaaggaacGTATGGCACAGAACGGAGACGATGGCGACGTGACCTACATCAACGAGAAGAACAAACAGTTCAACCAAAAGCTATCCCGATTTTACAACCAATACACTGCAGAGATCAGGGATAGCTTCGAACGAGGAACAATGATCTAA
- a CDS encoding hypothetical protein (BUSCO:33077at5125) yields the protein MFRRAAGKASKLMGRPKMFIKKKDPESGDICYVLNKWPYAPKSPAENEYFEVNDLVLDLDDMFSKHVRPVTEKDDIQAIQLWSRNSKEKAIRRKLFKLEKALDESRLRVFEARSGPLNSWRLGSYDVFSAALQAPSHYPLIGYSQDAIIDTSTAKTEPSKLHLLCSNNGIEANVLHQGNPLLLQRFQSQLSLFKSEEGPKVSASQLSEALRSQDSLTSLRRLVSQYLSCNPNGIAFYQAHNAQQDSQPDLSLNVRNVCESFWQPNVPQSTCDLLTFIGNLGQRLSAREEHLGGPLCGFGMKLSAEICVPTISRQYLNMGSEINHWSSSDQGIGDIIQVLGTYMRHFTMDPKPNKLDAKGREALLKLLVGDVDQEDPPTVRSLILELLQDESREDMAQKALDAYRAYIVLLSHLGAAALLEHEIHFFAAGEIGGSRDGEGLENSGHQPDATVAEAFQVALDNLVVPSDKAVLPANLDFAGCVMLDLRAIGN from the coding sequence ATGTTTCGTCGAGCAGCAGGCAAAGCCTCCAAACTGATGGGACGGCCCAAAATGTTTATCAAAAAGAAGGATCCAGAGTCGGGCGATATATGTTATGTCCTCAACAAATGGCCATACGCGCCAAAATCGCCAGCAGAAAACGAATACTTCGAGGTTAACGATCTTGTGCTTGACCTTGACGACATGTTTAGCAAGCACGTGCGACCCGTTACAGAAAAGGATGACATACAGGCAATCCAACTATGGTCACGAAATTCAAAGGAAAAGGCCATTCGAAGAAAACTTTTCAAGCTCGAGAAAGCGTTGGATGAATCGAGGTTGAGGGTCTTTGAAGCACGATCGGGACCATTAAATTCCTGGCGACTCGGAAGCTACGACGTTTTCTCCGCGGCTCTCCAAGCCCCATCACATTATCCACTGATCGGCTACTCGCAAGACGCTATTATTGACACTTCGACTGCCAAGACAGAACCCAGCAAGCTCCACCTGCTTTGTTCGAATAATGGTATTGAAGCAAATGTTCTACATCAAGGTAATCCACTGCTTCTACAGCGGTTTCAATCACAATTAAGCTTGTTCAAATCTGAGGAAGGTCCTAAGGTTTCTGCAAGCCAGCTATCAGAGGCACTAAGGAGCCAAGACTCGCTCACAAGCCTTCGCAGGCTAGTGTCGCAGTACTTATCATGCAATCCTAATGGCATTGCTTTTTACCAAGCACATAACGCTCAACAAGACTCACAGCCAGATCTATCTCTCAATGTTCGAAATGTGTGCGAGAGTTTCTGGCAGCCAAATGTTCCGCAGAGTACCTGCGACCTTTTAACTTTTATTGGTAATCTTGGGCAAAGATTATCAGCCAGAGAAGAGCATTTGGGAGGACCCTTATGTGGCTTCGGAATGAAGCTCTCGGCTGAAATTTGCGTTCCCACGATTTCTCGCCAATACTTGAACATGGGATCCGAGATCAATCACTGGAGCTCCAGCGATCAAGGAATAGGAGACATAATCCAGGTTCTAGGAACATACATGCGCCACTTCACCATGGATCCTAAGCCAAACAAGCTTGACGCGAAGGGCCGGGAGGCGCTCCTAAAGCTATTAGTCGGCGACGTAGATCAAGAAGATCCCCCGACAGTTCGATCGCTTATACTTGAATTGTTACAAGATGAATCCAGAGAGGACATGGCGCAAAAAGCTTTGGACGCCTACCGAGCCTACATAGTCCTGCTCAGTCATTTGGGAGCGGCGGCCCTGCTCGAGCACGAAATACATTTTTTTGCCGCTGGAGAGATTGGAGGGTCAAGAGACGGAGAGGGGCTCGAGAATTCAGGACACCAACCAGACGCAACCGTTGCCGAAGCTTTTCAGGTTGCATTAGACAATTTAGTCGTGCCTTCGGACAAAGCTGTACTTCCGGCAAACCTCGACTTTGCCGGCTGTGTCATGCTAGATCTGAGGGCCATCGGAAATTAG